One window of Lemur catta isolate mLemCat1 chromosome 3, mLemCat1.pri, whole genome shotgun sequence genomic DNA carries:
- the LRRC71 gene encoding leucine-rich repeat-containing protein 71 isoform X6: MSSESSAPGASPRAPRPGAQKSSGAVTKKGERAAKEKPATALPPVGEEEPKNPEEYQCTGVLETDFAELCTRSGYTDFPKVVTRPRPHPTFVPSASMSEKPALGGAGAGGQQVGEGNLHPRLEGGGSDSGLWKVGLTDKTLTTFVALLPLCSSTLRKVSLEGNPLPEQSYHKFMALDTIAHLSLRNNNINDHGAKLLGQALSTLHSCNRTLVSLNLGFNHIGDKGAGYIADGLRLNRSLLWLSLAHNRIQDQGALKLAEVLRPFPLTHTEVVERRRLLLERGTQERLRSPSSSRHGDSKAEREKSQVMGISSMVLADKMDKMQAMKTPKGLGKKKDKPGEMVKKEEKSGSGPSPTQGAPKKEDTTKAGKGKVTIPEQKPTKGKGTKTGNKEKRSILLESEQLVAEATEVVNPLLEPVEHRDGKVFMPGNKVLLHLNLVRNSITEMGLEGFLAAVQYQVKFSKAKSASKGPVGLLWLSLAKNCFAPQCLAYAMIQELMLPRDPIKAKLREEEAMAVST, from the exons ATGTCCAGCGAGTCGAGCGCGCCGGGGGCCTCACCCAGGGCCCCGCGTCCAGGGGCTCAGAAGTCGTCAGGCGCGGTGACCAAAAAGGGAGAGCGCGCAGCCAAGGAGAAGCCAGCGACAGCCCTGCCGCCTGTAGGCGAGGAGGAGCCCAAAAACCCTG AGGAGTACCAGTGCACCGGGGTCCTCGAGACCGACTTCGCCGAGCTCTGCACGCGGTCGGGCTACACGGACTTCCCCAAAGTTGtcaccaggccccgcccccacccgacCTTCGTCCCCTCCGCCTCCATGTCAGAAAAGCCCGCCCTAG GTGGAGCTGGAGCAGGAGGACAACAGGTCGGTGAAGGAAATCTACATCCGCG GTTGGAAGGTGGAGGATCGGATTCTGG CTTGTGGAAGGTGGGGCTGACTGATAAGACCCTGACCACCTTCGtcgccctcctgcctctctgctcaTCCACGCTCAG GAAGGTGTCTCTGGAGGGGAACCCACTGCCAGAGCAGTCATATCACAAGTTCATGGCACTGGACAC GATCGCGCATTTGTCTCTGCGGAACAACAACATCAATGACCACGGGGCGAAGCTCCTGGGCCAGGCGCTGTCCACGCTGCACAGTTGCAACCGGACCCTTGTCTCGCTCAACCTGGGCTTCAACCACATCGGGGACAAGGGCGCCGGCTACATTGCGGAC GGCTTGCGGCTGAACCGTTCCCTGCTCTGGCTGTCCCTGGCCCACAACCGCATTCAGGACCAGGGCGCCCTGAAGCTGGCCGAG GTCCTGCGCCCCTTCCCGCTGACGCACACCGAGGTGGTGGAGCGCCGGCGCCTCCTGCTGGAGAGGGGGACGCAGGAGCGACTGCGATCG CCCTCTTCCTCTCGACATGGGGACTCGAAAGCGGAACGTGAGAAGAGCCAGGTGATGGGGATCAGCAGTATGGTGTTGGCGGACAAGATGGACAAGATGCAGGCGATGAAAACGCCTAAGGGCCTGGGCAAGAAAAAGGACAAACCGGGG GAAATGGTCaagaaagaggagaaatcagGGTCTGGGCCATCGCCCACACAAGGAGCCCCTAAGAAAGAAGACACCACAAAGGCAGGCAAGGGGA AGGTAACCATCCCTGAGCAGAAGCCAACCAAGGGAAAGGGGACCAAGACTGGGAACAAAGAGAAGCGCAGCATTCTCCTGGAGTCTGAG CAGCTGGTTGCTGAAGCTACTGAGGTGGTCAACCCTCTCCTGGAGCCTGTGGAGCACCGAGATGGGAAAGTTTTCATGCCTGGAAACAAGGTCCTTTTGCACCTCAACCTCGTCC GAAATAGCATCACAGAGATGGGGCTGGAGGGCTTTCTCGCTGCAGTGCAGTACCAGGTGAAGTTCTCCAAGGCCAAGAGTGCATCCAAGGGCCCAGTGGGGCTGCTGTGGCTGTCCCTGGCG AAAAACTGCTTCGCCCCGCAATGTCTTGCGTATGCCATGATCCAGGAGCTGATGCTGCCAAGGGACCCCATCAAGGCCAAgctcagggaggaggaggccatGGCTGTCTCCACCTAG
- the LRRC71 gene encoding leucine-rich repeat-containing protein 71 isoform X1 yields MSSESSAPGASPRAPRPGAQKSSGAVTKKGERAAKEKPATALPPVGEEEPKNPEEYQCTGVLETDFAELCTRSGYTDFPKVVTRPRPHPTFVPSASMSEKPALDDQRLSGSCSLNSLESKYVFFRPTIQVELEQEDNRSVKEIYIRGWKVEDRILGIFSKCLPSLSQLQAINLWKVGLTDKTLTTFVALLPLCSSTLRKVSLEGNPLPEQSYHKFMALDTIAHLSLRNNNINDHGAKLLGQALSTLHSCNRTLVSLNLGFNHIGDKGAGYIADGLRLNRSLLWLSLAHNRIQDQGALKLAEVLRPFPLTHTEVVERRRLLLERGTQERLRSPSSSRHGDSKAEREKSQVMGISSMVLADKMDKMQAMKTPKGLGKKKDKPGEMVKKEEKSGSGPSPTQGAPKKEDTTKAGKGKVTIPEQKPTKGKGTKTGNKEKRSILLESEQLVAEATEVVNPLLEPVEHRDGKVFMPGNKVLLHLNLVRNSITEMGLEGFLAAVQYQVKFSKAKSASKGPVGLLWLSLAKNCFAPQCLAYAMIQELMLPRDPIKAKLREEEAMAVST; encoded by the exons ATGTCCAGCGAGTCGAGCGCGCCGGGGGCCTCACCCAGGGCCCCGCGTCCAGGGGCTCAGAAGTCGTCAGGCGCGGTGACCAAAAAGGGAGAGCGCGCAGCCAAGGAGAAGCCAGCGACAGCCCTGCCGCCTGTAGGCGAGGAGGAGCCCAAAAACCCTG AGGAGTACCAGTGCACCGGGGTCCTCGAGACCGACTTCGCCGAGCTCTGCACGCGGTCGGGCTACACGGACTTCCCCAAAGTTGtcaccaggccccgcccccacccgacCTTCGTCCCCTCCGCCTCCATGTCAGAAAAGCCCGCCCTAG ACGATCAGCGGCTGTCGGGGTCCTGCAGCCTCAACAGCCTGGAGAGCAAATACGTGTTCTTCCGGCCCACCATCCAGGTGGAGCTGGAGCAGGAGGACAACAGGTCGGTGAAGGAAATCTACATCCGCG GTTGGAAGGTGGAGGATCGGATTCTGGGTATCTTCTCTAAATGTCTGCCCTCCCTCAGCCAGCTACAGGCCATCAA CTTGTGGAAGGTGGGGCTGACTGATAAGACCCTGACCACCTTCGtcgccctcctgcctctctgctcaTCCACGCTCAG GAAGGTGTCTCTGGAGGGGAACCCACTGCCAGAGCAGTCATATCACAAGTTCATGGCACTGGACAC GATCGCGCATTTGTCTCTGCGGAACAACAACATCAATGACCACGGGGCGAAGCTCCTGGGCCAGGCGCTGTCCACGCTGCACAGTTGCAACCGGACCCTTGTCTCGCTCAACCTGGGCTTCAACCACATCGGGGACAAGGGCGCCGGCTACATTGCGGAC GGCTTGCGGCTGAACCGTTCCCTGCTCTGGCTGTCCCTGGCCCACAACCGCATTCAGGACCAGGGCGCCCTGAAGCTGGCCGAG GTCCTGCGCCCCTTCCCGCTGACGCACACCGAGGTGGTGGAGCGCCGGCGCCTCCTGCTGGAGAGGGGGACGCAGGAGCGACTGCGATCG CCCTCTTCCTCTCGACATGGGGACTCGAAAGCGGAACGTGAGAAGAGCCAGGTGATGGGGATCAGCAGTATGGTGTTGGCGGACAAGATGGACAAGATGCAGGCGATGAAAACGCCTAAGGGCCTGGGCAAGAAAAAGGACAAACCGGGG GAAATGGTCaagaaagaggagaaatcagGGTCTGGGCCATCGCCCACACAAGGAGCCCCTAAGAAAGAAGACACCACAAAGGCAGGCAAGGGGA AGGTAACCATCCCTGAGCAGAAGCCAACCAAGGGAAAGGGGACCAAGACTGGGAACAAAGAGAAGCGCAGCATTCTCCTGGAGTCTGAG CAGCTGGTTGCTGAAGCTACTGAGGTGGTCAACCCTCTCCTGGAGCCTGTGGAGCACCGAGATGGGAAAGTTTTCATGCCTGGAAACAAGGTCCTTTTGCACCTCAACCTCGTCC GAAATAGCATCACAGAGATGGGGCTGGAGGGCTTTCTCGCTGCAGTGCAGTACCAGGTGAAGTTCTCCAAGGCCAAGAGTGCATCCAAGGGCCCAGTGGGGCTGCTGTGGCTGTCCCTGGCG AAAAACTGCTTCGCCCCGCAATGTCTTGCGTATGCCATGATCCAGGAGCTGATGCTGCCAAGGGACCCCATCAAGGCCAAgctcagggaggaggaggccatGGCTGTCTCCACCTAG
- the LRRC71 gene encoding leucine-rich repeat-containing protein 71 isoform X8, with amino-acid sequence MSSESSAPGASPRAPRPGAQKSSGAVTKKGERAAKEKPATALPPVGEEEPKNPEEYQCTGVLETDFAELCTRSGYTDFPKVVTRPRPHPTFVPSASMSEKPALDDQRLSGSCSLNSLESKYVFFRPTIQVELEQEDNRSVKEIYIRGWKVEDRILGIFSKCLPSLSQLQAINLWKVGLTDKTLTTFVALLPLCSSTLRKVSLEGNPLPEQSYHKFMALDTIAHLSLRNNNINDHGAKLLGQALSTLHSCNRTLVSLNLGFNHIGDKGAGYIADGLRLNRSLLWLSLAHNRIQDQGALKLAEVLRPFPLTHTEVVERRRLLLERGTQERLRSPSSSRHGDSKAEREKSQVMGISSMVLADKMDKMQAMKTPKGLGKKKDKPGEMVKKEEKSGSGPSPTQGAPKKEDTTKAGKGKVTIPEQKPTKGKGTKTGNKEKRSILLESEQLVAEATEVVNPLLEPVEHRDGKVFMPGNKEIASQRWGWRAFSLQCSTR; translated from the exons ATGTCCAGCGAGTCGAGCGCGCCGGGGGCCTCACCCAGGGCCCCGCGTCCAGGGGCTCAGAAGTCGTCAGGCGCGGTGACCAAAAAGGGAGAGCGCGCAGCCAAGGAGAAGCCAGCGACAGCCCTGCCGCCTGTAGGCGAGGAGGAGCCCAAAAACCCTG AGGAGTACCAGTGCACCGGGGTCCTCGAGACCGACTTCGCCGAGCTCTGCACGCGGTCGGGCTACACGGACTTCCCCAAAGTTGtcaccaggccccgcccccacccgacCTTCGTCCCCTCCGCCTCCATGTCAGAAAAGCCCGCCCTAG ACGATCAGCGGCTGTCGGGGTCCTGCAGCCTCAACAGCCTGGAGAGCAAATACGTGTTCTTCCGGCCCACCATCCAGGTGGAGCTGGAGCAGGAGGACAACAGGTCGGTGAAGGAAATCTACATCCGCG GTTGGAAGGTGGAGGATCGGATTCTGGGTATCTTCTCTAAATGTCTGCCCTCCCTCAGCCAGCTACAGGCCATCAA CTTGTGGAAGGTGGGGCTGACTGATAAGACCCTGACCACCTTCGtcgccctcctgcctctctgctcaTCCACGCTCAG GAAGGTGTCTCTGGAGGGGAACCCACTGCCAGAGCAGTCATATCACAAGTTCATGGCACTGGACAC GATCGCGCATTTGTCTCTGCGGAACAACAACATCAATGACCACGGGGCGAAGCTCCTGGGCCAGGCGCTGTCCACGCTGCACAGTTGCAACCGGACCCTTGTCTCGCTCAACCTGGGCTTCAACCACATCGGGGACAAGGGCGCCGGCTACATTGCGGAC GGCTTGCGGCTGAACCGTTCCCTGCTCTGGCTGTCCCTGGCCCACAACCGCATTCAGGACCAGGGCGCCCTGAAGCTGGCCGAG GTCCTGCGCCCCTTCCCGCTGACGCACACCGAGGTGGTGGAGCGCCGGCGCCTCCTGCTGGAGAGGGGGACGCAGGAGCGACTGCGATCG CCCTCTTCCTCTCGACATGGGGACTCGAAAGCGGAACGTGAGAAGAGCCAGGTGATGGGGATCAGCAGTATGGTGTTGGCGGACAAGATGGACAAGATGCAGGCGATGAAAACGCCTAAGGGCCTGGGCAAGAAAAAGGACAAACCGGGG GAAATGGTCaagaaagaggagaaatcagGGTCTGGGCCATCGCCCACACAAGGAGCCCCTAAGAAAGAAGACACCACAAAGGCAGGCAAGGGGA AGGTAACCATCCCTGAGCAGAAGCCAACCAAGGGAAAGGGGACCAAGACTGGGAACAAAGAGAAGCGCAGCATTCTCCTGGAGTCTGAG CAGCTGGTTGCTGAAGCTACTGAGGTGGTCAACCCTCTCCTGGAGCCTGTGGAGCACCGAGATGGGAAAGTTTTCATGCCTGGAAACAAG GAAATAGCATCACAGAGATGGGGCTGGAGGGCTTTCTCGCTGCAGTGCAGTACCAGGTGA
- the LRRC71 gene encoding leucine-rich repeat-containing protein 71 isoform X2 encodes MSSESSAPGASPRAPRPGAQKSSGAVTKKGERAAKEKPATALPPVGEEEPKNPEEYQCTGVLETDFAELCTRSGYTDFPKVVTRPRPHPTFVPSASMSEKPALDDQRLSGSCSLNSLESKYVFFRPTIQVELEQEDNRSVKEIYIRGWKVEDRILGIFSKCLPSLSQLQAINLWKVGLTDKTLTTFVALLPLCSSTLRKVSLEGNPLPEQSYHKFMALDTIAHLSLRNNNINDHGAKLLGQALSTLHSCNRTLVSLNLGFNHIGDKGAGYIADGLRLNRSLLWLSLAHNRIQDQGALKLAEVLRPFPLTHTEVVERRRLLLERGTQERLRSPSSSRHGDSKAEREKSQVMGISSMVLADKMDKMQAMKTPKGLGKKKDKPGEMVKKEEKSGSGPSPTQGAPKKEDTTKAGKGKVTIPEQKPTKGKGTKTGNKEKRSILLESELVAEATEVVNPLLEPVEHRDGKVFMPGNKVLLHLNLVRNSITEMGLEGFLAAVQYQVKFSKAKSASKGPVGLLWLSLAKNCFAPQCLAYAMIQELMLPRDPIKAKLREEEAMAVST; translated from the exons ATGTCCAGCGAGTCGAGCGCGCCGGGGGCCTCACCCAGGGCCCCGCGTCCAGGGGCTCAGAAGTCGTCAGGCGCGGTGACCAAAAAGGGAGAGCGCGCAGCCAAGGAGAAGCCAGCGACAGCCCTGCCGCCTGTAGGCGAGGAGGAGCCCAAAAACCCTG AGGAGTACCAGTGCACCGGGGTCCTCGAGACCGACTTCGCCGAGCTCTGCACGCGGTCGGGCTACACGGACTTCCCCAAAGTTGtcaccaggccccgcccccacccgacCTTCGTCCCCTCCGCCTCCATGTCAGAAAAGCCCGCCCTAG ACGATCAGCGGCTGTCGGGGTCCTGCAGCCTCAACAGCCTGGAGAGCAAATACGTGTTCTTCCGGCCCACCATCCAGGTGGAGCTGGAGCAGGAGGACAACAGGTCGGTGAAGGAAATCTACATCCGCG GTTGGAAGGTGGAGGATCGGATTCTGGGTATCTTCTCTAAATGTCTGCCCTCCCTCAGCCAGCTACAGGCCATCAA CTTGTGGAAGGTGGGGCTGACTGATAAGACCCTGACCACCTTCGtcgccctcctgcctctctgctcaTCCACGCTCAG GAAGGTGTCTCTGGAGGGGAACCCACTGCCAGAGCAGTCATATCACAAGTTCATGGCACTGGACAC GATCGCGCATTTGTCTCTGCGGAACAACAACATCAATGACCACGGGGCGAAGCTCCTGGGCCAGGCGCTGTCCACGCTGCACAGTTGCAACCGGACCCTTGTCTCGCTCAACCTGGGCTTCAACCACATCGGGGACAAGGGCGCCGGCTACATTGCGGAC GGCTTGCGGCTGAACCGTTCCCTGCTCTGGCTGTCCCTGGCCCACAACCGCATTCAGGACCAGGGCGCCCTGAAGCTGGCCGAG GTCCTGCGCCCCTTCCCGCTGACGCACACCGAGGTGGTGGAGCGCCGGCGCCTCCTGCTGGAGAGGGGGACGCAGGAGCGACTGCGATCG CCCTCTTCCTCTCGACATGGGGACTCGAAAGCGGAACGTGAGAAGAGCCAGGTGATGGGGATCAGCAGTATGGTGTTGGCGGACAAGATGGACAAGATGCAGGCGATGAAAACGCCTAAGGGCCTGGGCAAGAAAAAGGACAAACCGGGG GAAATGGTCaagaaagaggagaaatcagGGTCTGGGCCATCGCCCACACAAGGAGCCCCTAAGAAAGAAGACACCACAAAGGCAGGCAAGGGGA AGGTAACCATCCCTGAGCAGAAGCCAACCAAGGGAAAGGGGACCAAGACTGGGAACAAAGAGAAGCGCAGCATTCTCCTGGAGTCTGAG CTGGTTGCTGAAGCTACTGAGGTGGTCAACCCTCTCCTGGAGCCTGTGGAGCACCGAGATGGGAAAGTTTTCATGCCTGGAAACAAGGTCCTTTTGCACCTCAACCTCGTCC GAAATAGCATCACAGAGATGGGGCTGGAGGGCTTTCTCGCTGCAGTGCAGTACCAGGTGAAGTTCTCCAAGGCCAAGAGTGCATCCAAGGGCCCAGTGGGGCTGCTGTGGCTGTCCCTGGCG AAAAACTGCTTCGCCCCGCAATGTCTTGCGTATGCCATGATCCAGGAGCTGATGCTGCCAAGGGACCCCATCAAGGCCAAgctcagggaggaggaggccatGGCTGTCTCCACCTAG
- the LRRC71 gene encoding leucine-rich repeat-containing protein 71 isoform X3, translating to MSSESSAPGASPRAPRPGAQKSSGAVTKKGERAAKEKPATALPPVGEEEPKNPEEYQCTGVLETDFAELCTRSGYTDFPKVVTRPRPHPTFVPSASMSEKPALDDQRLSGSCSLNSLESKYVFFRPTIQVELEQEDNRSVKEIYIRGWKVEDRILGIFSKCLPSLSQLQAINLWKVGLTDKTLTTFVALLPLCSSTLRIAHLSLRNNNINDHGAKLLGQALSTLHSCNRTLVSLNLGFNHIGDKGAGYIADGLRLNRSLLWLSLAHNRIQDQGALKLAEVLRPFPLTHTEVVERRRLLLERGTQERLRSPSSSRHGDSKAEREKSQVMGISSMVLADKMDKMQAMKTPKGLGKKKDKPGEMVKKEEKSGSGPSPTQGAPKKEDTTKAGKGKVTIPEQKPTKGKGTKTGNKEKRSILLESEQLVAEATEVVNPLLEPVEHRDGKVFMPGNKVLLHLNLVRNSITEMGLEGFLAAVQYQVKFSKAKSASKGPVGLLWLSLAKNCFAPQCLAYAMIQELMLPRDPIKAKLREEEAMAVST from the exons ATGTCCAGCGAGTCGAGCGCGCCGGGGGCCTCACCCAGGGCCCCGCGTCCAGGGGCTCAGAAGTCGTCAGGCGCGGTGACCAAAAAGGGAGAGCGCGCAGCCAAGGAGAAGCCAGCGACAGCCCTGCCGCCTGTAGGCGAGGAGGAGCCCAAAAACCCTG AGGAGTACCAGTGCACCGGGGTCCTCGAGACCGACTTCGCCGAGCTCTGCACGCGGTCGGGCTACACGGACTTCCCCAAAGTTGtcaccaggccccgcccccacccgacCTTCGTCCCCTCCGCCTCCATGTCAGAAAAGCCCGCCCTAG ACGATCAGCGGCTGTCGGGGTCCTGCAGCCTCAACAGCCTGGAGAGCAAATACGTGTTCTTCCGGCCCACCATCCAGGTGGAGCTGGAGCAGGAGGACAACAGGTCGGTGAAGGAAATCTACATCCGCG GTTGGAAGGTGGAGGATCGGATTCTGGGTATCTTCTCTAAATGTCTGCCCTCCCTCAGCCAGCTACAGGCCATCAA CTTGTGGAAGGTGGGGCTGACTGATAAGACCCTGACCACCTTCGtcgccctcctgcctctctgctcaTCCACGCTCAG GATCGCGCATTTGTCTCTGCGGAACAACAACATCAATGACCACGGGGCGAAGCTCCTGGGCCAGGCGCTGTCCACGCTGCACAGTTGCAACCGGACCCTTGTCTCGCTCAACCTGGGCTTCAACCACATCGGGGACAAGGGCGCCGGCTACATTGCGGAC GGCTTGCGGCTGAACCGTTCCCTGCTCTGGCTGTCCCTGGCCCACAACCGCATTCAGGACCAGGGCGCCCTGAAGCTGGCCGAG GTCCTGCGCCCCTTCCCGCTGACGCACACCGAGGTGGTGGAGCGCCGGCGCCTCCTGCTGGAGAGGGGGACGCAGGAGCGACTGCGATCG CCCTCTTCCTCTCGACATGGGGACTCGAAAGCGGAACGTGAGAAGAGCCAGGTGATGGGGATCAGCAGTATGGTGTTGGCGGACAAGATGGACAAGATGCAGGCGATGAAAACGCCTAAGGGCCTGGGCAAGAAAAAGGACAAACCGGGG GAAATGGTCaagaaagaggagaaatcagGGTCTGGGCCATCGCCCACACAAGGAGCCCCTAAGAAAGAAGACACCACAAAGGCAGGCAAGGGGA AGGTAACCATCCCTGAGCAGAAGCCAACCAAGGGAAAGGGGACCAAGACTGGGAACAAAGAGAAGCGCAGCATTCTCCTGGAGTCTGAG CAGCTGGTTGCTGAAGCTACTGAGGTGGTCAACCCTCTCCTGGAGCCTGTGGAGCACCGAGATGGGAAAGTTTTCATGCCTGGAAACAAGGTCCTTTTGCACCTCAACCTCGTCC GAAATAGCATCACAGAGATGGGGCTGGAGGGCTTTCTCGCTGCAGTGCAGTACCAGGTGAAGTTCTCCAAGGCCAAGAGTGCATCCAAGGGCCCAGTGGGGCTGCTGTGGCTGTCCCTGGCG AAAAACTGCTTCGCCCCGCAATGTCTTGCGTATGCCATGATCCAGGAGCTGATGCTGCCAAGGGACCCCATCAAGGCCAAgctcagggaggaggaggccatGGCTGTCTCCACCTAG
- the LRRC71 gene encoding leucine-rich repeat-containing protein 71 isoform X11, translating to MSSESSAPGASPRAPRPGAQKSSGAVTKKGERAAKEKPATALPPVGEEEPKNPEEYQCTGVLETDFAELCTRSGYTDFPKVVTRPRPHPTFVPSASMSEKPALDDQRLSGSCSLNSLESKYVFFRPTIQVELEQEDNRSVKEIYIRGWKVEDRILGIFSKCLPSLSQLQAINLWKVGLTDKTLTTFVALLPLCSSTLRKVSLEGNPLPEQSYHKFMALDTIAHLSLRNNNINDHGAKLLGQALSTLHSCNRTLVSLNLGFNHIGDKGAGYIADGLRLNRSLLWLSLAHNRIQDQGALKLAEVLRPFPLTHTEVVERRRLLLERGTQERLRSPSSSRHGDSKAEREKSQVMGISSMVLADKMDKMQAMKTPKGLGKKKDKPGEMVKKEEKSGSGPSPTQGAPKKEDTTKAGKGKVTIPEQKPTKGKGTKTGNKEKRSILLESECSALAAGC from the exons ATGTCCAGCGAGTCGAGCGCGCCGGGGGCCTCACCCAGGGCCCCGCGTCCAGGGGCTCAGAAGTCGTCAGGCGCGGTGACCAAAAAGGGAGAGCGCGCAGCCAAGGAGAAGCCAGCGACAGCCCTGCCGCCTGTAGGCGAGGAGGAGCCCAAAAACCCTG AGGAGTACCAGTGCACCGGGGTCCTCGAGACCGACTTCGCCGAGCTCTGCACGCGGTCGGGCTACACGGACTTCCCCAAAGTTGtcaccaggccccgcccccacccgacCTTCGTCCCCTCCGCCTCCATGTCAGAAAAGCCCGCCCTAG ACGATCAGCGGCTGTCGGGGTCCTGCAGCCTCAACAGCCTGGAGAGCAAATACGTGTTCTTCCGGCCCACCATCCAGGTGGAGCTGGAGCAGGAGGACAACAGGTCGGTGAAGGAAATCTACATCCGCG GTTGGAAGGTGGAGGATCGGATTCTGGGTATCTTCTCTAAATGTCTGCCCTCCCTCAGCCAGCTACAGGCCATCAA CTTGTGGAAGGTGGGGCTGACTGATAAGACCCTGACCACCTTCGtcgccctcctgcctctctgctcaTCCACGCTCAG GAAGGTGTCTCTGGAGGGGAACCCACTGCCAGAGCAGTCATATCACAAGTTCATGGCACTGGACAC GATCGCGCATTTGTCTCTGCGGAACAACAACATCAATGACCACGGGGCGAAGCTCCTGGGCCAGGCGCTGTCCACGCTGCACAGTTGCAACCGGACCCTTGTCTCGCTCAACCTGGGCTTCAACCACATCGGGGACAAGGGCGCCGGCTACATTGCGGAC GGCTTGCGGCTGAACCGTTCCCTGCTCTGGCTGTCCCTGGCCCACAACCGCATTCAGGACCAGGGCGCCCTGAAGCTGGCCGAG GTCCTGCGCCCCTTCCCGCTGACGCACACCGAGGTGGTGGAGCGCCGGCGCCTCCTGCTGGAGAGGGGGACGCAGGAGCGACTGCGATCG CCCTCTTCCTCTCGACATGGGGACTCGAAAGCGGAACGTGAGAAGAGCCAGGTGATGGGGATCAGCAGTATGGTGTTGGCGGACAAGATGGACAAGATGCAGGCGATGAAAACGCCTAAGGGCCTGGGCAAGAAAAAGGACAAACCGGGG GAAATGGTCaagaaagaggagaaatcagGGTCTGGGCCATCGCCCACACAAGGAGCCCCTAAGAAAGAAGACACCACAAAGGCAGGCAAGGGGA AGGTAACCATCCCTGAGCAGAAGCCAACCAAGGGAAAGGGGACCAAGACTGGGAACAAAGAGAAGCGCAGCATTCTCCTGGAGTCTGAG TGTTCTGCTTTAGCAGCTGGTTGCTGA
- the LRRC71 gene encoding leucine-rich repeat-containing protein 71 isoform X10, protein MSSESSAPGASPRAPRPGAQKSSGAVTKKGERAAKEKPATALPPVGEEEPKNPEEYQCTGVLETDFAELCTRSGYTDFPKVVTRPRPHPTFVPSASMSEKPALGGAGAGGQQVGEGNLHPRLEGGGSDSGIAHLSLRNNNINDHGAKLLGQALSTLHSCNRTLVSLNLGFNHIGDKGAGYIADGLRLNRSLLWLSLAHNRIQDQGALKLAEVLRPFPLTHTEVVERRRLLLERGTQERLRSPSSSRHGDSKAEREKSQVMGISSMVLADKMDKMQAMKTPKGLGKKKDKPGEMVKKEEKSGSGPSPTQGAPKKEDTTKAGKGKVTIPEQKPTKGKGTKTGNKEKRSILLESEQLVAEATEVVNPLLEPVEHRDGKVFMPGNKVLLHLNLVRNSITEMGLEGFLAAVQYQVKFSKAKSASKGPVGLLWLSLAKNCFAPQCLAYAMIQELMLPRDPIKAKLREEEAMAVST, encoded by the exons ATGTCCAGCGAGTCGAGCGCGCCGGGGGCCTCACCCAGGGCCCCGCGTCCAGGGGCTCAGAAGTCGTCAGGCGCGGTGACCAAAAAGGGAGAGCGCGCAGCCAAGGAGAAGCCAGCGACAGCCCTGCCGCCTGTAGGCGAGGAGGAGCCCAAAAACCCTG AGGAGTACCAGTGCACCGGGGTCCTCGAGACCGACTTCGCCGAGCTCTGCACGCGGTCGGGCTACACGGACTTCCCCAAAGTTGtcaccaggccccgcccccacccgacCTTCGTCCCCTCCGCCTCCATGTCAGAAAAGCCCGCCCTAG GTGGAGCTGGAGCAGGAGGACAACAGGTCGGTGAAGGAAATCTACATCCGCG GTTGGAAGGTGGAGGATCGGATTCTGG GATCGCGCATTTGTCTCTGCGGAACAACAACATCAATGACCACGGGGCGAAGCTCCTGGGCCAGGCGCTGTCCACGCTGCACAGTTGCAACCGGACCCTTGTCTCGCTCAACCTGGGCTTCAACCACATCGGGGACAAGGGCGCCGGCTACATTGCGGAC GGCTTGCGGCTGAACCGTTCCCTGCTCTGGCTGTCCCTGGCCCACAACCGCATTCAGGACCAGGGCGCCCTGAAGCTGGCCGAG GTCCTGCGCCCCTTCCCGCTGACGCACACCGAGGTGGTGGAGCGCCGGCGCCTCCTGCTGGAGAGGGGGACGCAGGAGCGACTGCGATCG CCCTCTTCCTCTCGACATGGGGACTCGAAAGCGGAACGTGAGAAGAGCCAGGTGATGGGGATCAGCAGTATGGTGTTGGCGGACAAGATGGACAAGATGCAGGCGATGAAAACGCCTAAGGGCCTGGGCAAGAAAAAGGACAAACCGGGG GAAATGGTCaagaaagaggagaaatcagGGTCTGGGCCATCGCCCACACAAGGAGCCCCTAAGAAAGAAGACACCACAAAGGCAGGCAAGGGGA AGGTAACCATCCCTGAGCAGAAGCCAACCAAGGGAAAGGGGACCAAGACTGGGAACAAAGAGAAGCGCAGCATTCTCCTGGAGTCTGAG CAGCTGGTTGCTGAAGCTACTGAGGTGGTCAACCCTCTCCTGGAGCCTGTGGAGCACCGAGATGGGAAAGTTTTCATGCCTGGAAACAAGGTCCTTTTGCACCTCAACCTCGTCC GAAATAGCATCACAGAGATGGGGCTGGAGGGCTTTCTCGCTGCAGTGCAGTACCAGGTGAAGTTCTCCAAGGCCAAGAGTGCATCCAAGGGCCCAGTGGGGCTGCTGTGGCTGTCCCTGGCG AAAAACTGCTTCGCCCCGCAATGTCTTGCGTATGCCATGATCCAGGAGCTGATGCTGCCAAGGGACCCCATCAAGGCCAAgctcagggaggaggaggccatGGCTGTCTCCACCTAG